A single genomic interval of Dysidea avara chromosome 6, odDysAvar1.4, whole genome shotgun sequence harbors:
- the LOC136258320 gene encoding uncharacterized protein: protein MNKTGPDSKQDSDSSLKNCDSNQSQSDNQSVNSNSVCSGKSVQGARGNRDGSYSIIHNAISQGNIGFIDQHSLSLDRSFYEVGRKDNSVCSRSLMQGARGNHDGSYSIIHNTISQGNIGFIDQHGLSLDHSLYEVGRNDNEPADASSPIKPGGFLPVFFKDRKLLSPIVQLPVVCSKVSPSKIPAFDKSVSCEASQGKDHVALILDLPTGISKCKRKLQFSDDDNVARQQNPRKRKCKLLKTDNVETDVQEKSKCDAYGHVTTGILINSTTTAVPVNSTTSTAKTTTIPVNSTSTAMPTTTAVPDKSTTTAISTSSKISIGVTSSTTTKKNNWKAF from the exons ATGAATAAAACT ggACCGGATTCCAAACAAGACAGTGACAGCTCTTTAAAGAATTGTGACAGTAACCAATCTCAATCAGACAATCAATCTGTAAACAGTAATTCTGTCTGCTCTGGAAAGTCAGTGCAAGGAGCTCGAGGAAACCGTGATGGCTCATATTCTATCATTCACAATGCTATATCTCAAGGAAATATTGGATTTATTGACCAACACAGCCTCTCCCTAGATCGCTCTTTCTATGAAGTGGGAAGAAAGGACAATTCTGTCTGCTCTAGAAGTTTAATGCAAGGAGCTCGAGGAAATCATGATGGCTCGTATTCTATCATTCACAATACTATATCTCAAGGAAATATTGGATTTATTGACCAACATGGGCTCTCACTGGATCACTCTTTGTATGAAGTGGGCAGAAATGACAATGAACCAGCAGATGCTAGCTCACCTATTAAACCAGGTGGATTTCTCCCAGTGTTCTTTAAAGATAGAAAGCTCCTATCACCTATTGTACAATTGCCAGTGGTGTGTTCTAAAG TAAGCCCATCCAAAATTCCTGCTTTCGACAAAAGTGTTAGCTGTGAAGCATCGCAAG GAAAGGACCATGTTGCATTAATATTGGATTTACCAACAGGCATCAGTAAATGTAAAAGAAAACTTCAATTTTCAGATGATGACAATGTGGCAAGGCAACAAAATCCTAGGAAGAGAAAATGTAAACTTCTCAAG ACAGATAATGTTGAAACGGATGTGCAAGAGAAATCAAAG TGTGATGCTTATGGCCATGTCACTACTGGTATCCTGATCAATTCTACCACTACTGCCGTCCCAGTAAATTCTACCACCAGTACAGCTAAAACTACGACCATCCCAGTGAACTCTACCTCTACAGCTATGCCTACAACTACAGCAGTCCCAGACAAGTCTACCACTACAGCTATCTCAACTAGTTCTAAGATATCTATTGGTGTTACATCTTCAACAACAACTAAAAA AAACAATTGGAAAGCATTTTAA